One Coriobacteriia bacterium genomic region harbors:
- a CDS encoding glycosyltransferase family 4 protein, which translates to MRIGFFTDTYTPQINGVVTSIRLFKTALEARGHQVYVFAPEPGAPDDTEDIVRFLSIPFVFQPEMRFASPISFEALRLLDHIDLDIVHAHDPFSIGLFGLNIARRQKIPYVHTYHTMYPEYVHYVWETKLTKRLAERLSRDYCDACDSVVAPSTKVEEYLLGWGVSAPIEIIATGVDIDKYAAEDPDRVDVLRKRLGLAPEDRIALFVGRLGREKNVETLVRAIWHCECPAVKLLIVGDGPHRRELEELTDELDLRGRVVFAGYLERDDTIAAYHLAHIFAFASTSETQGLVVGEAMAAGLPVVAAEDKAVEDFVIDGTCGLVVPGIPDRLAAAMDALLLDEPRRLEYAAAATLRAQEFSIAREAARLEAHYLRAIENYHPRSFLPTLPELRRALKPMPKHKKTAEGSTKPPRTRT; encoded by the coding sequence ATGCGTATCGGATTCTTTACTGACACGTACACCCCGCAGATCAATGGGGTAGTTACGTCAATTCGCCTCTTCAAAACGGCTCTCGAGGCTCGGGGGCATCAGGTCTATGTGTTCGCGCCCGAGCCCGGAGCTCCAGACGACACCGAAGACATCGTGCGCTTCCTGTCTATCCCATTCGTCTTCCAGCCGGAGATGCGTTTCGCCTCCCCCATCTCTTTCGAGGCGCTGAGGTTGCTGGACCATATTGATCTTGACATCGTCCACGCCCACGACCCATTCAGCATCGGTCTCTTCGGCCTCAACATCGCTCGGCGACAGAAGATCCCGTACGTGCATACGTACCACACTATGTATCCGGAGTATGTTCACTACGTCTGGGAGACGAAACTGACAAAGCGCCTCGCCGAGAGACTCTCCCGGGACTACTGTGACGCGTGCGACTCTGTGGTCGCTCCGTCGACGAAGGTCGAGGAGTATCTACTTGGTTGGGGCGTCTCGGCACCGATCGAAATCATCGCAACCGGCGTCGACATCGACAAGTATGCCGCAGAGGATCCTGACCGTGTCGACGTATTGCGCAAACGGCTCGGACTGGCGCCCGAGGACCGAATCGCATTGTTTGTCGGACGCCTGGGCCGTGAGAAGAACGTCGAAACACTGGTGCGCGCCATATGGCACTGCGAATGCCCGGCTGTGAAACTGCTGATCGTAGGTGATGGCCCCCACCGCCGGGAGCTCGAGGAGCTCACTGATGAACTGGATCTGAGGGGTCGCGTTGTCTTTGCGGGCTATCTTGAGCGCGATGACACAATCGCTGCGTACCACCTCGCACACATCTTTGCCTTCGCATCGACGAGCGAGACACAGGGCCTCGTCGTGGGTGAAGCGATGGCTGCCGGGCTACCCGTTGTAGCCGCCGAGGACAAGGCCGTGGAAGACTTCGTGATCGACGGTACGTGCGGGCTCGTAGTGCCTGGGATACCTGACAGACTCGCGGCCGCTATGGACGCGCTTCTCTTGGACGAGCCGCGACGGCTCGAGTATGCGGCGGCGGCGACACTGCGCGCACAGGAGTTCTCTATCGCTCGCGAAGCTGCGCGCCTCGAAGCGCACTATCTCCGGGCGATAGAGAACTATCACCCGAGATCGTTCCTGCCCACCCTGCCCGAGTTGCGACGCGCACTGAAGCCGATGCCGAAGCACAAGAAGACGGCTGAAGGGTCTACGAAACCCCCTAGGACGCGTACTTGA
- a CDS encoding UbiX family flavin prenyltransferase yields MGKYAVVITGASGSAYGMRLIEQLALKGHETTIIFSDAGRDVAASELGFELPIGGPGVAAVALAAFLELPSAANLRVVGPEYRSDRIVSDTYRLDAMIVAPCSMGFVAGVAHGLVGDLSERAADFMLKERRPLVLVPLETPLSLIHLRNLTAAAEAGAIVVPAMPAFYHRPTSVDDLIGFVVGKVLDVLGMKHDLLG; encoded by the coding sequence GTGGGTAAGTACGCTGTTGTGATCACTGGGGCGTCCGGAAGCGCATATGGTATGCGCCTTATCGAGCAACTTGCGCTCAAGGGCCATGAGACCACCATCATCTTCTCGGATGCGGGACGGGACGTTGCCGCTTCGGAGCTCGGATTCGAGTTGCCGATCGGCGGCCCGGGTGTCGCGGCGGTTGCGCTGGCGGCGTTTCTGGAGTTGCCGAGTGCTGCGAACCTGCGAGTGGTGGGGCCGGAGTACAGGTCCGACAGAATCGTCTCGGACACATATCGCTTGGACGCAATGATCGTCGCGCCGTGCTCAATGGGATTCGTTGCGGGAGTGGCACACGGGCTTGTCGGCGACTTGTCAGAGCGCGCTGCGGATTTCATGCTCAAGGAGCGCCGTCCGCTGGTCCTGGTTCCGCTCGAGACTCCTCTCTCGCTGATACATTTGCGCAATCTGACCGCCGCTGCCGAGGCGGGCGCAATTGTGGTTCCGGCCATGCCGGCGTTCTATCATCGCCCCACATCCGTCGATGATCTGATCGGATTCGTTGTCGGCAAGGTGCTGGACGTCCTCGGCATGAAGCATGATCTGCTCGGTTGA
- a CDS encoding HAD-IA family hydrolase, whose translation MDTVMASPELGGHPLEVVFFDVGNTLLYPHPSVAEVCRQVLAEDGHIHDLSAIDALMPLVDEYYEDRYRSDDTFWTSEEETSQVWVGMYSFLCRNLGIQDSPERIARRVYDEFGDPSRWRAYDDVRPALGRLKARGLRIGLISNWDRRLKTIINGLGLDQFVEEVVSSAEVGLRKPDPRIFELACARMGVVPADAAHVGDHQYADIIGARAAGMRPVLIDRRALSSSREERVMCTLDDIERTLGL comes from the coding sequence ATGGACACAGTGATGGCGAGTCCTGAGCTGGGTGGCCATCCTCTCGAGGTCGTGTTTTTCGACGTAGGCAACACGTTGCTCTACCCTCATCCGAGTGTTGCGGAGGTATGCCGACAAGTTCTTGCCGAGGACGGTCACATTCACGATCTCTCGGCGATCGATGCGCTGATGCCGCTGGTTGACGAGTACTACGAGGATCGATACCGCTCGGATGACACGTTCTGGACCAGCGAAGAGGAAACGTCGCAAGTATGGGTGGGGATGTACTCGTTTTTGTGCCGCAACCTCGGCATTCAGGACAGCCCTGAGCGCATCGCTCGCCGCGTCTACGATGAGTTTGGGGATCCGTCGCGCTGGAGGGCCTATGACGATGTGCGGCCTGCTCTTGGGCGGCTGAAAGCGCGTGGTCTGCGGATTGGTCTGATCTCCAACTGGGATCGCAGGCTCAAGACAATCATTAACGGCCTGGGTCTCGACCAATTCGTCGAGGAGGTGGTTTCTTCGGCGGAAGTGGGGTTGCGCAAGCCGGATCCGCGCATATTCGAACTCGCCTGCGCACGCATGGGCGTTGTCCCTGCAGATGCGGCGCACGTGGGCGATCACCAGTATGCGGACATCATCGGCGCGCGGGCGGCGGGGATGCGACCTGTGCTCATTGACCGCCGGGCCTTGTCGAGCAGCCGAGAAGAGCGCGTCATGTGCACTCTGGACGACATCGAACGCACACTTGGATTGTGA
- a CDS encoding anti-sigma factor antagonist (This anti-anti-sigma factor, or anti-sigma factor antagonist, belongs to a family that includes characterized members SpoIIAA, RsbV, RsfA, and RsfB.) has translation MAPFDVRLHNDTRVCVVGLSGDIDTAVVPELRADLASVLDGGCSDLVLDLTDVVYADSSALGLLVWLDHQLKPRGGRLVLAGANSDIARILELSGLIHVAVSITMSPDVSEAISGLELSEVTSEPLWTRELFVASDVNRLAEAREEVSGIVKTLGFPDSAIFDIKVALGEALANAVRHGKPIDGVPSVAVRILAYGDRVVLEVLDNGRGFDGAAQTPCDDLYASSGRGVMFMRALMDRVDFECPRDGGTLVRLEKHRQDGHSDGES, from the coding sequence ATGGCCCCGTTCGACGTTAGGCTACACAATGACACACGTGTCTGCGTGGTGGGCTTGTCGGGCGATATCGACACGGCGGTGGTGCCCGAGTTGCGGGCTGATCTGGCGAGCGTGCTCGATGGTGGTTGTTCCGATCTCGTACTCGACCTGACTGATGTGGTCTATGCGGACAGTTCGGCCCTCGGACTCCTGGTGTGGCTGGATCACCAACTGAAACCACGGGGTGGACGTCTGGTGCTTGCTGGGGCGAACTCGGATATAGCGCGCATTCTCGAGTTGTCCGGACTGATACACGTAGCCGTTTCGATCACAATGAGCCCGGATGTCAGCGAGGCGATCAGTGGACTTGAGCTTTCCGAAGTCACGAGCGAGCCACTATGGACTAGGGAGCTGTTCGTCGCCTCGGATGTGAACCGGCTGGCGGAAGCACGAGAAGAAGTCAGCGGGATAGTAAAAACTCTGGGTTTTCCGGACTCAGCAATCTTCGACATCAAGGTGGCCTTGGGCGAGGCTCTCGCCAACGCAGTGCGGCACGGCAAGCCCATTGACGGAGTTCCGAGTGTGGCGGTTCGCATCTTGGCCTATGGAGATCGGGTGGTGCTTGAAGTCCTCGACAACGGACGGGGTTTCGACGGCGCCGCACAGACACCCTGTGATGACTTGTATGCATCGAGTGGCCGAGGCGTCATGTTCATGAGAGCATTGATGGATCGGGTCGACTTCGAGTGCCCAAGAGACGGCGGAACGCTGGTTCGGCTTGAGAAGCATCGACAAGATGGACACAGTGATGGCGAGTCCTGA